In Candidatus Saganbacteria bacterium, a single window of DNA contains:
- a CDS encoding ABC transporter permease encodes MPLIELKGIKKTYRIGDEQTVYALKDINLSIEHGEFVSIMGVSGSGKSTLLGILGLLDKSDAGQYLLLGKDISKLSDNEYARLRNRFFGFIFQMFNLLPRLNVLDNAMIPFIYRRGVSQEERKNLKDIIKKVGLSDRINHRPNQLSGGQQQRVAIARALSNNPMVILADEPTGNLDSKSTVEIINILKELNNAGNTIIMVTHNPELAEVSSRVIKLRDGDIISDEVKRKGPASKSIELSSLKEPGRKIFSFSEIINYIYESFMTIRANKLRSFLSILGVMIGVAAVIAMLAVGTGAKKEVEKSLASLGTNLLMVRTSNVSRGISMGTDSTTRFTFADLEALKKIDAVKSVVPYASGRAQVVFQNKNWNTSVVGTGTDYQAVRDAVPQNGKFFSPGEYAGRAKVAVIGVTVANELFGSENPVGKQIRINRISFKVVGVLPEKGVSGFRNQDDQIIVPVTTAMYRLFGTDYINYFDVQVKDADSMDYVLEEIPAVIVKLHRLTEDQTDRIEIRNMADIQKAASEMVNTLSYLLGAIAAVSLLVGGIGIMNIMLVMVMERTREIGLRKSLGAENSDIMLQFLIEGVMICVFGGIIGILFGSGVSWTISALAGWTTYISMGSIMLALIFSVLTGLIFSLWPAWRAAKLLPIVALRYE; translated from the coding sequence ATGCCCCTTATCGAGCTTAAAGGGATAAAAAAGACTTACAGGATCGGTGACGAGCAGACCGTTTACGCGCTGAAAGACATCAACCTTTCGATAGAACACGGTGAATTCGTCTCGATAATGGGCGTGTCAGGATCCGGAAAATCCACGCTGCTAGGCATACTCGGGCTTCTGGATAAATCAGACGCGGGACAATATCTTCTTCTCGGTAAAGATATCTCAAAGCTTTCGGACAATGAATACGCGAGACTACGCAACAGATTTTTCGGCTTTATCTTTCAGATGTTCAATCTATTGCCGAGACTTAACGTGCTGGACAACGCGATGATCCCTTTCATCTACAGGCGAGGCGTCAGTCAGGAAGAACGTAAAAACCTTAAAGACATCATCAAAAAGGTAGGCTTAAGCGACAGGATAAACCACAGGCCCAACCAGCTTTCAGGCGGTCAGCAACAGAGGGTTGCGATCGCAAGAGCTCTTTCAAATAATCCTATGGTCATACTTGCTGATGAACCCACCGGCAATCTTGATTCAAAGTCGACTGTCGAGATCATAAATATTCTTAAAGAACTGAACAACGCAGGAAATACCATTATAATGGTCACCCACAACCCGGAACTGGCGGAGGTGTCTTCCCGGGTCATAAAACTGCGGGACGGAGACATAATTTCTGACGAAGTAAAAAGAAAGGGCCCGGCTTCTAAGTCAATAGAACTTTCCTCTCTTAAAGAACCAGGCAGAAAAATATTCTCATTTTCCGAGATAATCAATTATATTTACGAATCATTTATGACCATAAGAGCCAACAAGCTGAGGTCTTTTCTCTCTATCCTCGGCGTCATGATAGGAGTTGCGGCCGTCATCGCGATGCTTGCCGTGGGGACCGGCGCTAAAAAAGAGGTCGAAAAGAGCCTTGCATCGCTGGGGACGAACCTTCTGATGGTAAGAACGTCCAATGTCTCAAGGGGCATCTCGATGGGGACCGATTCCACGACGCGTTTTACATTTGCAGATCTGGAAGCGCTCAAAAAGATAGATGCGGTAAAAAGTGTCGTTCCTTATGCCAGCGGCAGGGCGCAGGTAGTCTTCCAGAACAAGAACTGGAACACGTCCGTCGTCGGGACCGGGACCGATTATCAGGCCGTCAGGGATGCTGTCCCGCAGAACGGAAAATTCTTTTCGCCTGGCGAGTACGCCGGCAGGGCAAAGGTCGCTGTCATCGGGGTCACGGTCGCGAACGAGCTTTTCGGCAGCGAGAACCCCGTGGGGAAACAGATCAGGATCAACCGTATCAGCTTCAAGGTGGTAGGTGTGCTTCCGGAAAAAGGTGTTTCGGGTTTCAGGAACCAGGATGACCAGATAATCGTTCCTGTCACGACAGCGATGTATCGGCTGTTTGGGACGGATTATATAAATTATTTTGACGTCCAGGTGAAGGATGCGGATTCCATGGATTATGTCCTTGAAGAGATACCTGCCGTGATAGTGAAGCTTCACAGGCTCACAGAAGACCAGACGGACAGGATAGAGATCAGGAACATGGCCGACATACAGAAAGCCGCTTCAGAAATGGTCAACACTCTTTCATATCTGCTCGGAGCGATCGCGGCTGTCAGCCTGCTTGTCGGCGGCATAGGGATAATGAATATAATGCTTGTGATGGTGATGGAGCGGACGAGAGAAATAGGTCTCCGCAAATCTTTGGGCGCGGAGAATTCCGACATCATGCTGCAGTTCCTTATCGAAGGAGTGATGATCTGCGTGTTCGGCGGCATCATCGGTATTCTGTTCGGTTCAGGCGTCTCCTGGACGATATCGGCGCTTGCAGGGTGGACAACATATATTTCTATGGGATCTATAATGCTGGCCCTTATTTTTTCAGTACTTACAGGTCTTATATTCAGTCTGTGGCCCGCCTGGCGCGCGGCAAAACTCCTGCCGATAGTCGCACTGAGGTATGAATAA
- a CDS encoding DUF2892 domain-containing protein — MLKNLSNTDRIIRLVIAVLLAAVCLSGAVSGIWAVVLWIVAAIALVTSAIGYCGLYHLLGFSTIKK; from the coding sequence ATGCTTAAGAATTTATCGAATACCGACAGGATAATAAGACTTGTCATCGCGGTGTTGCTGGCGGCGGTCTGCCTGTCAGGCGCGGTGTCGGGTATATGGGCGGTGGTGTTATGGATCGTCGCAGCGATAGCGCTTGTTACAAGCGCGATAGGATATTGCGGTCTTTATCATCTGCTGGGGTTCTCCACGATCAAGAAATAA
- a CDS encoding efflux RND transporter periplasmic adaptor subunit, with product MRSFKVAVLLMLVVLVTSCSGKKEKKPEVVKVTRGNILASISSVGEVMPRNRLEIKPAVSGRIDSIFVNEGDNVKKGQILALVSSSDRAVLLDSAAAKGPEEVKYWEEVYKPSPVMAPLNGFIIKRSMEPGQSIDKTSPVLVMADHLTVKAQVDETDLGRISLGQKATIILDAYPETKIDAVVEHIAYESEQVNNVTVYKVDVLPYSVPAYFRSGMSATVNFFQGERKNILLLPSNAVRTVRKNPSVFLKTGGGKNYSVVQVKTGLENENSIEIVSGLSEEAEVLIPSVKMVLDAQDSHRGPQGPSILGGGRRQ from the coding sequence ATGAGATCTTTTAAGGTTGCGGTCCTGTTGATGCTGGTAGTCTTGGTGACATCCTGTTCAGGTAAAAAAGAAAAAAAGCCTGAGGTAGTAAAAGTGACCAGAGGCAACATCCTTGCGAGCATATCAAGCGTCGGTGAAGTGATGCCGCGCAACAGGCTTGAGATAAAACCGGCTGTATCCGGGAGGATCGACAGTATCTTTGTGAATGAAGGAGATAATGTAAAAAAAGGTCAGATACTTGCACTGGTCAGCTCATCAGACAGGGCCGTCCTTCTTGACAGCGCGGCGGCAAAGGGACCTGAAGAAGTAAAATACTGGGAAGAGGTATATAAACCTTCGCCGGTGATGGCGCCACTCAACGGATTTATCATAAAACGCAGCATGGAACCGGGCCAGTCGATCGATAAAACCTCGCCCGTATTGGTGATGGCGGACCATCTCACAGTGAAAGCCCAGGTGGATGAGACGGACCTCGGCCGTATCAGCCTGGGGCAGAAGGCGACGATAATCCTGGACGCTTATCCGGAGACGAAAATAGACGCTGTAGTGGAGCATATAGCGTACGAATCCGAACAGGTGAACAACGTGACCGTTTACAAGGTCGATGTTCTCCCTTACTCCGTTCCTGCTTACTTCCGCTCTGGAATGAGCGCCACTGTCAACTTTTTCCAGGGAGAAAGAAAGAATATATTGTTACTTCCGTCAAACGCGGTGCGCACGGTCCGCAAAAACCCTTCGGTATTTTTAAAGACTGGCGGTGGCAAAAATTACAGTGTTGTCCAGGTCAAGACCGGGCTGGAAAATGAAAACAGCATCGAGATCGTTTCGGGATTGTCGGAAGAAGCCGAAGTGCTCATTCCTTCTGTAAAGATGGTCCTGGACGCCCAGGACAGTCACCGCGGCCCGCAGGGCCCCTCCATTTTGGGCGGAGGAAGGCGACAATAA